The DNA window TTTTCTGTTTCCCTTGACTAGGATTGAGAATAATGGGAGTGCAAATGCAAAGACGATTGGAATTATCGGGGTTAAACCAACAACATTCATTCTTTGCCACCTCACTCGAAAATCTTCTTAGCAAAGCGTTCAAAATCCTCGCAAATTTTTTTCTTTGCTTCTTTAGGTTCTTCTGTAATTACATTAATCCAATTTGCATACATATGTTTGTCATCCAACTCAACTACGACAGTTCCAGGAGTGTTCGTTATTGAATTTGCAATGAGGGTTTTTGCATAATCAGTCTTCACTTCAATTGGCACTTTAACAATTCCAGCTTGGTATTTCCCAGTTATTACCCTCATCATCACATCCAAGTGTGCCTTTGTTTCTGCGACAAGCATGTACCAGATGAAGTAAATCACGCCCCAGAGCCACCTGAGTGGATTTAAAGCCTTAGCATCATTTTGGACGAGGTGTTTTCCGACAAGCAGGCCCACTCCAACAGCAACAATTACCCCTGTAACTAAGTCGAATGGCTTTGTTGAACCAGTAAATAGGATGTAAGTGATGAATGTCAATACTGCAGTAGAGATTACACCCCTCATACTCTACCCTCCCTAAGTAGAGTAGACTGCTCTTCACCAAGCTT is part of the Thermococcus sp. MV5 genome and encodes:
- a CDS encoding Na+/H+ antiporter subunit E, with translation MRGVISTAVLTFITYILFTGSTKPFDLVTGVIVAVGVGLLVGKHLVQNDAKALNPLRWLWGVIYFIWYMLVAETKAHLDVMMRVITGKYQAGIVKVPIEVKTDYAKTLIANSITNTPGTVVVELDDKHMYANWINVITEEPKEAKKKICEDFERFAKKIFE